The sequence below is a genomic window from Phoenix dactylifera cultivar Barhee BC4 chromosome 8, palm_55x_up_171113_PBpolish2nd_filt_p, whole genome shotgun sequence.
TCATCCAATGTAAAAAGTTTCTCCTCCAATGCCTTGAGCTGCTCTAGTATGGAGAGCCTCTCTTCTTCAAAATCAGCCAAGGATTCATCAAGCGTAATTAGATGCTTTGCAGTGTCGTCATCTGTCCCTGAATTCAAAACAGCATCAGTGGGAGTGTTTTGATTGCTTTCGTTAAGGCTGTAGGAGCACTCGTCCCCTTCATGGAAATCAAATGAGAGGTCGTCACTGTCTTCAGCACTTGAAGAAGCAGAAGATGTTCCACTCCTACCACTGGCTTTGTTATTCCTTGCCAGCCTTCTCCTCTCCTTGGCTTCATAAAGAAGAACCTTCTTCCGATAGATCTCCAGCTCCTTCTCTAAATCTtgtttctccttctccctcttcatCATCAATTCATTCAGAAGCTGCAAAGCTTCCTGATCATATTCTGATTGTTCGTCCATCATCCTTTGATACTGCAATGCCTCCATCTGCATTGCAGCTTTCTCTTCTTGAAGCCTAGTTATCATCGCCATGGTTTGGTTAGCAGCTATGGCGGAAGCACTCCTCTCTTCCTCTAATTCAGCATATAATGCACTCAGGGCCTTGCGTTCTGCTTTCAGAGCAGCTTTAAGGCGATCTATAGTCAATGGTTCACTTCCTTCAATTTCACTGGCAACGCTTCCATCTACAGACTCGGTGCCAGATTCTCTCCTTTCAAACATGAACCTCTTATGCAAACCATGAATACCTTCAATATAAGTTGGTGTCTCCGGTGTTCTCTCCTCTTCAGCCTCATTAAACTCCCCAGATACAGAAAGGCGGTCTCCACTTTGTGCAATGGTAGCCACCGGTTCAGTTTCAGTTGCTGTGGTTTCAAACAAGAAAATGCAATCAGGACCAAGATATTATAAAGATCTAGGAAGATGAAGCTTTCAGTTACCTTGGTCTTTATTGATGGCTTCTTTGTAACTTTTCGAGCATTGATCTTCTACACCCACACCCACAGACAGAGAAATGGGTTCATGAAAATGGGCCTGATCAATATGTTCTTCATCACATATCTCACTTCCTATCGATACCTCACAATTAGCCTCTGTTTCAACCACCTTAGTGTCTTCTTCGGAAGCTGtattattaaataaaatgcATGTTTCAGAAGATTATGGTGGCCAAATTAAAAAGACCAACTATACTATCTCATGAAAACAAAGTTAACTATCTTTGCTAAATTGCTAAGAATGAACAATTTACCTTGCGGTCCAGCAATATCCTCAACAGCTACTGGTTCTTCCACTTCAACATCAACATTGTCTTGCAGGCTCGCTGGAGTAGGAATTTCTTGAGAAACAGCACATTGCTGATGATCAGATGAACAATCCCCTTCAGGCTCTGCACCAGTTGGCACAGAAGAACACATTTCAACAACATCAGCCTTTTCCATAATTGAAGCCAATGCCAATTTCTCTTCTGGAGCGCTGCTGCTTTCAAGAGCCCTGTCATCTATCTCAACTTGATCATTCCCAACCTCTCTTTTATCTTCTTCGCCGATCTTAGACAAAACAGAGCCCTTGGTCATGGTCATGGAATCGATCAATTCCACTGGAAGGAACCGCACCTCGCCCAATATGTTCCCCGGACCCGGAGTCAGGACCTGCAAAGAAGCATCTTCCACCAAAGGGCGTGTCTCAAAGAACTGAATTAGAGCCTCACCTTCTAGCTCTGGCTCCGCCTCTGGCTCAGAAACAAGAGCGCCCAAATCATCCTTCTTCTGCTCCCTCTCCTCAGCTGTACCGCCGTCATCACGCAACGTCATCTTCTCCTCTTCCACCgcttcttgatcaaagatcgCAACTTTATCCCTTTCTCGATCAAAGTTCGCACCTTC
It includes:
- the LOC103706017 gene encoding myosin-binding protein 3-like; amino-acid sequence: MAANKFATMLQRNTHRMAVILVYTLLEWIIIALLLLNGLFAYLIAKFAEFFGLKPPCLFCSRVDHLFEPGRGRSAYSDLLCDAHAAEVSRLGYCSKHRRLAQVSDMCEDCSSSRPAEADRTVALLSWMKRSEEGEKDLRCSCCDVVLESGFYSPYLLLKPSSWGVLEYAQKGNLVAEIAEDCERTDEGANFDRERDKVAIFDQEAVEEEKMTLRDDGGTAEEREQKKDDLGALVSEPEAEPELEGEALIQFFETRPLVEDASLQVLTPGPGNILGEVRFLPVELIDSMTMTKGSVLSKIGEEDKREVGNDQVEIDDRALESSSAPEEKLALASIMEKADVVEMCSSVPTGAEPEGDCSSDHQQCAVSQEIPTPASLQDNVDVEVEEPVAVEDIAGPQASEEDTKVVETEANCEVSIGSEICDEEHIDQAHFHEPISLSVGVGVEDQCSKSYKEAINKDQATETEPVATIAQSGDRLSVSGEFNEAEEERTPETPTYIEGIHGLHKRFMFERRESGTESVDGSVASEIEGSEPLTIDRLKAALKAERKALSALYAELEEERSASAIAANQTMAMITRLQEEKAAMQMEALQYQRMMDEQSEYDQEALQLLNELMMKREKEKQDLEKELEIYRKKVLLYEAKERRRLARNNKASGRSGTSSASSSAEDSDDLSFDFHEGDECSYSLNESNQNTPTDAVLNSGTDDDTAKHLITLDESLADFEEERLSILEQLKALEEKLFTLDDEDSDNVKAMEHLSEENGHAPNGKYESLGDDVDDVVNGFSDDLDTKEEHQCEQRSTGCRGKRLLPLFDAISMENEDGQCTELASADNAPNLAKEHMRLAIAEEVDNVYERLQALEADREFLKHCISSLKKGDKGMDLLQEILQHLRDLRSVELRVRNAGDALVSL